GTGAATTATTGAATGATGAACCATAATGAGTCGAAATGAGTCGTAATGCATCCCATAATGACTTTACAGGGGGGAACCATCTGGAATCCTCGGAGTTTGATGTAGTAAGACCAAAGGGCGTCGGCGAGTTAGTCATGCCTCATCGGCGAGCTGGATCTGGTAAGCTCTAGCTGCCTGAGCGAATCCCGGGGGGATACTTCGCGTCgcaggatgatgatgcctcAATGCCTGTGGAGAGGGGATTCGTCACACAGCTCCGTGCCCGAGTAAACTTGTCGCAGAACCTCCCTGCCTGCTGCATCGTCACCACCCCATTCTAGCCGCTGCTCGATCCGTCGCCTCTCCTTCTGCAGTATGTCGGTTGGCAGACCTTGTCCTAGCTGAAGGAGGTCTAGGAGGTTGGTGATAAGCACGCTGGGGACAGGGGCGTCGATGAAGGCGTTGCGGAGGCACTCCAGCCGAGATTCCCAGTCGACGCTCTCACCATCCCAATGAAATGCCCACCCCGCCCGTCGGAGCCAGAAAAGCCGGCGCAGCTTCTCTTCATCCCAGGGCCCGGTGATGAGGGAGCGGGGGGCTCGGAACTCGGGGTGGACGTCACACTGTGCCCAGCACTCGACGTCCTTGACAGGCTCCCAGCTCGATACTACCTGGTAGTCGGCTTCGAAGCACTGACGGGCGTTAAATTCGCCCTTGTGGCCTTGGATGGGGTGGTCGGAGGTGTGCGTAAGGGGATAATTTTCCGTGTCGAGCTTCGGGAGGCAATGCTCATAGTACCGGTCTTTGGCGTGTGTATCGGCCCATGTCTGCTGGGCCTGAAGGATGAAATCAATTTTTACCCAGGGGAGTTCGAAAACATCGGACTATTGCAATGGAttaggaaaaaaaaaaagcctgaAAGCAGAGGAGGTTGACGAACCTGGAGTCTGGgatcaccaccaacatcaTCTCTAGATGTATTGCAGTTCACAGGAATTCCGAACCAATCGATCCAAGTATCGTGAAATGTCCACATAAAATGTCGTAGGAGGGTAGCACGGCCGGATAGCTTTGCACCGATAATAGGGGAAGAGCGTGGCAGGGATAAGCTGGCGCTGTAGAGGAAGATTATCTCCAGGACCTCAGCAGGGAGAGACTGCAAAGTAGGGCGTCCACGAAGGAGCCGGGAGGCGATGACATTAGAGAGTGAGCGTTTCATCTTTTTGGGACTTGGTCCGTTGTCGTCTGTCGAAGGGTTGGGGCGTAACTTGGATGGTTTGTTTCCAGAGGGAGCTTTGCGTTTGCCTCGAATGCGGATTGGGGTAAGACCCATATCGAGGATAGAGTATTCAGGAATCCAGATGTCGATATGGGAATGTAGAACtgaatggtgatggtggtaaTACTGGTTGGTTGCTGTGCTGAGCTGGGACAATGATTGGACGAATGGTTCAGATTGTAGCACCAAGTCGAGAAAACTTGGGCCGGATCCTCTGGATGAAACGGCTCTATCTCAGATGAGGGGAGATATTTGGTCCAGGTAAGATTGAAACCCTTAGATTTGCAATCAAGTTGATAGGAGCTTGATAAAGAAATCTGGGATGGCTGATGGGAGGTTCAAGTAGGCGTTGATATGGAAGCCCTTTAAGCTCAGAGCATAAGATATCAGACGACAACCCCTAGACTTAATCCTTAGATGAtgaatattaaaatatttaaagagTCTCACCTTGGCTATTGCTCAGTCTCATGGGTTATCGTGGTTCGCCCGCTCCAACTGCCATGGAGCTGAGCGGCGAATCGAAGTGCGAATGGCCCGTGCGCGACCCCGGAATCCCAGCGTAAAAATTCGGGTTGCCTCCAAAACTCCAGCAGCTCGGTGCTGATGACTAAGGCATGTCAACCTCCAACTTTTGCTATAGTATCCACGACGATAACTGGTCGGGAAGCTCTCTAAATCGACGACCTAACCAGcctcaacgccatcgccaaTGCTTGCGTGAGTCGATTGACGCGCGGATTCCTCAGAGATGTCAACTCTGCGCCCGGTCCCCTCTCGAAGCCTGCTGCGATTCCTTCGGTACCAGTCCAAGAGGGCCTTTGCAACTCATGGCCCAGAAGCGATAGCCGGCCCGGTCCTGTGTCGCCGGGCTCGATCCTCGAATCTTGCGACACGAAGGCAGTCTAGGACGCTTACGACGACATGTGAGCGCCGCACTGCAACATTGGAAGCCTCattcctcaacctcgagccgATCCTGCGGAGGCTCAAGAGCCAAGACCAGCAGCAGTTGACGTCGACGAGATGCAACTTTAGTACCTCACGCAATGTTGGCTGGTTCAAATGGGGTCGGTCCTCGACGGGTTCTACACCAAAGTGGCATGAGCGACTATGGGGGATCACAGGCCGAAAGTGTGAAAAACCCCTAAAGCCCGATGATCTTCccagccatgatgaataCAGCGACAGTTCGTCGATATTCAACAGCCGTCGAACCATGGCCGCCAAGGCAGCGTCCGAGCCGCGACTGCGCTGCACAGAAGTGGACGAGAATGGCAACGTGATCCTGGTGGATGGCGAGTTCAAGAAGACGGAGCTCATCGCCAAGGTATGTCGCTACAACCCCGCGATTGATATTCGATGAGATGTTGACGATGCCTGTTACCAGTATGGTCTGCTGCCCCGAGACTTGCGAAAGATCGACTCGTCGAATCTGCCTCATATCCTCATCCGTCCGTCGGCCATCCTGCTCAACCTTCTGCACCTGAAGGTCCTCATCAAGCATGACCGTGTACTTCTCTTCGATGTCTACGGCTCGAAAACCTCATACCCCCAATCTGCCTTCATGTACGACCTGCAAGGCAAATTACAGCAGAAGAACACACAAGGATCGGGCTCGCTGCCCTACGAGTTCCGGGCGCTGGAAGCCGTCTTGACCTCGGTGACGTCAGAGCTCGAGGCCGACTTTGAGGCGGTGCGCGAGCCGGTCATGCACATTCTTAGCGAGCTCGAGGATGATATCGACCGGCAGAAGCTGCGTGTGCTTCTCATTCTGTCCAAGAGAGTGAGCACCTTCGAGCAAAAGGCCAAGCTGGTCCGAGATGCCATTGAGGATCTCCTCGAGGCGGATGATGACCTTGCGGCCATGTACTTGACGGAGAAGGCGCACGATCTCTATAGGGGAATGGATGACCACACTGAGGTTGAAATGCTGCTTGAGTCGTATCACAAGTTGACG
The window above is part of the Fusarium falciforme chromosome 3, complete sequence genome. Proteins encoded here:
- a CDS encoding Magnesium transporter → MSTLRPVPSRSLLRFLRYQSKRAFATHGPEAIAGPVLCRRARSSNLATRRQSRTLTTTCERRTATLEASFLNLEPILRRLKSQDQQQLTSTRCNFSTSRNVGWFKWGRSSTGSTPKWHERLWGITGRKCEKPLKPDDLPSHDEYSDSSSIFNSRRTMAAKAASEPRLRCTEVDENGNVILVDGEFKKTELIAKYGLLPRDLRKIDSSNLPHILIRPSAILLNLLHLKVLIKHDRVLLFDVYGSKTSYPQSAFMYDLQGKLQQKNTQGSGSLPYEFRALEAVLTSVTSELEADFEAVREPVMHILSELEDDIDRQKLRVLLILSKRVSTFEQKAKLVRDAIEDLLEADDDLAAMYLTEKAHDLYRGMDDHTEVEMLLESYHKLTDEIVQEAGNLVSGIRNTEDIVRAILDANRNALMLLEIKFSVGTLGLAMGTFLAGLYGMNLENFIEETHWGFGSVTGISVIFSLIVCWYGLSKLRRVQRIKMMDDERPRIPRGQVYFPDDRTALGLLDNRNREMLRRINMQKATAAKKRWF